Part of the Nicotiana tabacum cultivar K326 chromosome 20, ASM71507v2, whole genome shotgun sequence genome, tcctgctttgctcatgtacctgtagccttgttcatccagagtactcagggagatcaaattcttcttcaaatcaGGAACCtgacggacttgtgtaatagtcctcacgactccatcatgtcagcgaacccgaactgagccaatgccaactattgcacaagttgcattattgcccattactacggttcctccacttttctcatagctgctaaaccagtcttttcggaacgtcatatgcagagtgcaagcagagtctaacacccatttgtttccataactactattattattacacgatgttgttagtacataatcattatcaaaatcatgtacctgttcaactgtggatgcactcgccttttccttggactttgacattgggcagtctcgttcaaagtgccccttcttgccacgaccccaacactctgtattcttcttgttcacacgagactttgatctgtgctttgatttgctctttccctgttggctagtccggcctctCACAAAGAGCCCACTTGCCTGGATATCTCTATCTCTttcaatgtgcctccgcacatcactagagttaaatgcctgccgcacttgctcaagcttgataggctccttgctatacatcattgaattctcaatatcacgatatcctgaaatcaatgaaaatagcaaagcacatgcaaacgtctcctcctcctttttaattcctgcaatctgtaagtccatgacaagtttattgaacgcatctaaatgatcttgtaacgaagtacctgaccccatattaaatgtgtgaagacgccgttgtaacagcatccttgttgtcactgatcggtcttggtatagcccttctagcttttcccataactgttttggccgtctcttcggtacccgtactcacttcacaaagcacgttaggtgcaagggatagttggattgcactcaatgcatccccttcaatcttctccttgtcgggagttgatatatccttaggatactttccatcaatagcatggattgaaccttccctccgcagtaacgccatcatctggatcttccagatattgaagttgttgcgtccactgaatctatcaatttcaaactttatggaactcatctttgcttgttcttcctccttggatcgttaaagaatcctgttgctctgataccaattgttagcggaaacataaaagaaagaacacaagatttaacgtggttcggatcaaaataatcctacgtccaccagagaacagttgcctttttaatattaacaaaggatggggagagttcccaattacaaTTGGCATCCACACCAACTTataggaagcttcctcctagcatccacaccaatcCTGAGGAAAATATGGGCTGCATTATTAAAAGTAGATTTATTCTTCTGGCATTTCTCTATAAGTTGAGGAAATTAAAGAATTTGTGACCCTATTTCCATGAAGAGGTTCTTAGCATTTTGCCGGGTGCACCCTGTAAATACGATTTTATAGTAGGTGCTGCTACATTCCTTGGTCTATTGAGAATCTTAATCCATATTTCtctcatgattctgattttgaggAAAGCGAACGAGAAGGGGTTACGTCTTGCATTCTGCCATTCCAGTTAAAAGTTTGCGATGCTTTCTTTTCCTGATGAAGTGTGCTAATTATGTCGTATGTTTTTCCTTCATAATACAGGAATGCATgtccaaagaaaaagaagagaggaaAGTAACTTGTAAAATGCCTCAAGAACAAGATGACATTCCTTTGTTCTACTCAGACGTCATGCCGCTCCTTGTAAGGAATCTCTATCTTAACTTGGAATCGGCTTTTGTCACATTATATATGCTACTCAACTTAAGAGTAGGAATTCTGAACAATTGTTTCTTCAACTATTTCCTTGGTTTGCCGTCTTTTACTCACTTCCTGATAAGTGATTTGCATTCCCTCTGTGTACCACTCAATTCAAGATGAcagtaagaaaaatgaaaaggaaatagCTACTTACACGAAATATTCACGTTGTCCTTGATTCTTACAGtacattttcatcttttaatttggAGTTACTGTGTTGACAGGTTGACAATAAGCCAAGTGTTGGAGAGGATGCATTCTTGTGGCTGGGAACACTTGTACATTTAGTAGCTGATATTGTTAATGGACGATTTACTTTCGAGACGCTGACAGCAGCTACAGAAAATCGTCTTCATTTTCCTGCTTATGACTTGTTCCTGAAAGAGATTGAAAAGTAATTCTCATGTCTCGCTTTTCTTTCTTGGAAGAAAACTATAATGGAGTAATTAAAGATTTTTTTCTTTAGTTGATAGAATGCCCTGCTTCTTAAATTGTCACCTTGTCTTGAAGGTCGTTCTCGTTCTAAGTCAAAAGTTCAATTCCGTGGCTGATCTTTTCTTGTTGTGATTCTACTTTCTCGGGATTTACCCGAATAGTTTGTGGTTGGGGCATAGTTCATTCATTGACCGAGAGATTGTACGTTGACTTGCATTAATCAGATGTGTGAAGCATTTGCAAAAACAAACAACCCCAACAGGCATGGAAATGGCAGACGATGAGTTTATACTACACGTCGAAGGAACTGCAACCTCACAAAGAGTAGTGCGCCATATTGGAGGCACTAGTTGGCCTGGTACTTCTTGTCTTTTGTTTTGGTTTATGTTGTCACACGGCCTCGGATTCTAAGCTAGCTATAGTCGCTAACCGACTTCTTTTTCTAGGTAGGCTGACACTAACAAACTATGCCCTCTACTTTGAGGCATCTGGTGTTCTCTCTTATAAAGATGCCATTAAGCTTAACCTTTCTAAAGACACTGAGCAAACTGTCAAGCCAGCCGCCACGGGTCCATGGGGCGCTCCTCTCTTCGACAAAGCTATAGTTTATGAATCTTCTGAACTGTAAGTACTCTTAATGCTTTCTAAATATGATTGAACCGGTTATATATGCACTTAGTACATTTCGCAAATAGTAGGCTGCTCACACGGCTTTTTCATAATCTTGCATGCATGACAATGGAAAATAGGCAAGAGATCTTATTATGACTTGTGTTTTCCAATTAGGCAAGAAGGGGTTGTCTTTGAATTTCCAGAAATGACGAGCTCAACAAGACGCGACCACTGGCTTTCTCTTGTGAAGGAAATTATACTATTGCATAGGTTTTTACAAAAGTTCAAAGTGGACTCACCATTGGAGTCGTGGGAGATGCATGCGAGAACAATACTTGGAATTATCAGGCTACATGCAGCCAGAGAAATGCTTAGGATATCACCTCCAGTTCCCAAGAATTTCCTAATTTTCGACTTGCTCGATGAGTTGCCAAAGGGAGATTATGTGCTTAAAGAGCTTGCGGAGAGTCTAAAGAAAGTTGACACCGGACACCCGTGTAGTGCTAGCTCGATCTTGAGGAGCCTGAATGTCGCCCAACTGTTTGTTCCCACTGTAGAGGTAAAAGAAATCAATGACAACGTCAGGGGTAAGGAAATCAATGACAGCATCACTTCCCCTTTGCAAGTCGACAATGTCTCTCCATTGGAGAGTGCTATTGAGCAATCGAGGGAGGAAGCAAAGGAAATTGAATTGGCTAAAGCTACAGTTGAGGAGCTGAAAGAGGAAGGAATCGGCAATAGCGTCCAGGTTCTTATGGTAGGTTGctactccttttttttttttaggaaaatacaTATTTATCATTTCTGGAAATGAATCAAAGTTAAACAAATGGAAAAAAATGTGGATTAATAGCCAGCATTTAGAGCTTTAGAACCCTTGTTTGTTAGTAGCATGCGGTGcttaatcttaattgaagatcTCTCTCAATGTGTATGTATAGCGACGAAGCCAGGAATTTTCTCCAGGATTCAATCTtaaacttgaaagaagtgaaaaaatttCTCCGGCAAAGgatattccatatatatatatatatgttatatacctctaaaatcgattattttatctatatacatagagtaatttttcgacgaagggtggTCAATCTGATCATGTATCTTCGCCCATGTGTATGTACCTTTATGCATATCACTTACGCTAAAGAAATTTGGTTATTTTATCTTTCCCTAGGGTCTCCTCAAACCACTTAAAAAGTTAGTTCCCTATGTTCAAGAGGCTTTTACATGGGAAAGGCCATTATACAGTTCCATTCTCGTGGTGACGACGATGGTAGTTATTTACAAGTGAGTTTCTCCTTCCCTGCTGTAAATTACTTGTCTGTATTTGATGTCAAACACTGAACTTCAGTTGTTTAGTGAGTACCAAAAAGAACTAACGGATGCTTATTATGTAGAGAGTGGGTTGGCAAAGTGTTAGCAGGTCTTTTATTGGGAATTGTCGCTACAATGATATGGGCTAGACGAAGAAGGATACCAGATAAGGTCCATAGAATAGTTGTCTACACCGGATCCGATCAGACAACCATGGAAAGCATAGTGTCGGCGCAACAGGGATTGAGAAGTGTCTACGACTTGATCCAAACGACGAATATAATTATACTGAAAATTTGGTCAGTATTGGTTTCGAAAGCTCCAAAGGTAACTCTATATATTGGTTTTCGCCCTTTGTTATGTTTCAACACACTCTGTCCTTTACTAACTTTATAGGTAACTGCAGCATGCGGATATGGTAATGGTAGCGTTGGTCGTCGCTGCTGTGATTTTAGCAGTGGTTCCTTTTAAGTTTATTCTTATGGCTCTGGCATCGTATGGCTTTGTAGCATCATCAAAGATAGgaaaaagcaaaaagcaaaatgaaaaaggaaataggAGATTACAAGAGTGGTGGGACTCTATTCCAGTTGTTCCTGTTGATATTGTAGACAAAATCGACCCTGATTCATAACTTTGGATATCGCGGTGATCCTGGTTTGTTCCTTTGCTTCACTAAGTTATCCGTCTGATGCGTCGTGTTTTTCTTTGCCTGCGCTTTAATGTATAGGCTCGTGTTCATTCTGTTTTTTTGATTTCTTGGCAAATTGTGTTCATGTTGTGTTATCGCAGGGCATACTGAAGAGGCTTCATCACTAGAAATGAATAATTTACCTATGTCAGATAAAAATATAGTAAATGAAAGTGGTTTTTTTTCATGTATACATGTGTAATACTTTCATCGTTTGTAACACATACATGTATATGTGTATTACATAGTGTTCTGGAATAACAGTAGAAGTTTATAGATCAATATGATATGCATCATATCAGAAGCGGAGTCGGGATCTCAAGTTTATGGGTTCGGAATTCTAATAATTTGAAGTTActaggttctaaattaataatttatatatattcaatagaATTTTTAATGCAAATACAGGAGCGgcactctagctccgcccctcCATCAGATGACTTATGCAGGTTTTAGTTGCACTAAACAATGTGCTGCGCGTCGAGCGCCAAGTCTATTTTTGGCTGAAGTAGTTATTCCCGTGTATTCTGCAGTTGTACCCAGAGAGCTATAACATTTCTCTACATATTCACTGCATTTTTTCGTCACTTAAAGCGAGTCTATACAAGTTGGTGGACATACCGACTAATACAGTGTTTTGTTATAGCAGTCTTTTAAATATATTTGTTTTCAGCAGTATTTTAAATATTGACAAGTAAAATATTGATTACACTTATAATATCCCAGTCTCAAAATTTTTTGCCTAAATAGAATGTGTCCAAATGTATTTGAGCTTACAGGagatatattttttctattttactaACTTTACATATTGTCACAACGCCTAGTAGTAACACTAGCACCATTTAGCACTAGCATCATTGGAATATATAGGTATAGTGGTTGATAAAAAAGATAGTTATTTATCTATATTATCTATTAAAAATTGGTTGGATAATAGAACTTTTTAAAATGAgttcaaatatggataagatttATATTATCCGCTTTATATACAATGAATAATTAATGAGTTctaacttttatattttcaaatattcaaATTGAAAGTTTCTCAAATCTGGGAGATTAGAAATTTTCATTATGAGTAGGGGTATACATAGGTTGAGTTGGTTCGGTTTGGTTTTATTTAATTACCAAATCTAATCAAACAAAATTAAATCAAATCAATTGTATCaggttattaaatttaaataccaaattaaactAATAAAAGTCGGGTTCATTTAATCTCGGTTTTTTTTTTTCCAGGTTTTtggggttttcgggtttttttcatttttttttcgtaAAGTACTCTTCACAGCATAAAACGTAAAATTTGTGCttcaatatttctttaatcctaataagacagaactatataaggtatttttcaataaaataacataaatataacaTGAGTCAtgacattgtactaaaatattcaacaataaaaataatatcgcataaaacaaatattatttgtaagccataatgaaaacaaacataattaaaaattaggaCTAATgagtactattatttacatgactaaccactaaaagaaaaataagttatacatttatttaaatcatggaaaaactaagaaaataggtatccaacactattttcattcatagtacaattgaattggatgttttttattagcattagtattgatttgatttaggtttaggatttatttgagttactaacatttatggatataaaatttattggagatccaaaaattataagcccaagcttgaaataatacgttaaaataaaattatgaaaaagcatAAAAAGTATTTATAAAATACACTacgataaatatttttatgtattaaatatatttaaaacttttatacatataatatcgggttggtttggtttcggtttgactttttttagttaaatcaaaccaaatcaaatatggtcgtttttttttcaataccaatccaaatcaaaccaaacaattTGGGGTTTTCTCGGTTttactcggattatcgggttggtgcggtttgttGGTTTCATTTGAACATCCCTAATCATGGGTAATATGGATATTCAAATTATTTGCAGGTTAATCTATTTTatcgtattaaatatgggtcaggTTGGATAATTTATTCGTTTTtgcattatttatttttgatacaTTCATATCCGACCTGATAGTGGTGGAGGCAGAATTTTTACGAAGGaggttcaatttttttttttgtagctagtgggaattgaacctATGACTTTATGaaagttttgaacccccttgaccactaaactacatTTTTGAATTGTGTTAAagggttcaaaacttaatatataaagataaaaaaatagattttatcttatatacagtgtatttttttaataaaggGGGTTTGAATAACTCCTTCCGCCctcctaaatccgcccctggttGGTCGGacttttttaaaatattactaaatgTGTATTAATCCTCTaaagtagtgtatttttggagaATTTGATACTGagtgttgtgagcacgtgatttttgtctacgctacaattgctccaaaagaaatcgaaaaataaaaacaaatggttttgttgtacaatttttttggaatttacgtggcatttttggtagttgtttgtagttttgtctgtgattgttttagttttgtcaaataaaaatataaaaaatatatgtcgcatgtaagtttaggatatcgttctactattaggaattaatcaaaccataatttggttttaaggaaaaatcacaaaaaatatgcatcttttattctatttttgttgtcattgagtgattttaCTAAAATGTttaatgtgtgtgataattgttgtttaagtagtaattaatatttgtataagttttatttttgattttacaacTTAGTTAGGAATTTTGTTtaaaatagaaattaaaagaaggaaaagaaaagagtttaAATTGGAGAAAAATCCGGATTTGGACTCAAATTTGAgaccaaaaatcaggcccaaatcattTCATGACCCAGTCCGTTTCCCTGATCTCTATAGCctcaccaaacgacgtcgtttaaggCCTAtcggatctggaccgttgatcaaacatATCCAACAGTCCAATTCAACTTCCATTttaaaaccaaacgacgccgtataggaGTTTCAATCGAAGCCGTCCATCTTGTTCAATCCTACGGTCCCCAACACGCTCATTAGCCTGACCCATTCCCGTCAAAAACCGATCCAGTCCGCTCTGGGACCAAACGTCGTTGTTCCCCCTAAACGAAAGATCCTGTCCATCTTGTTCAATCCTACGGTCCCCAACACGCTCATTAGCCTGACCCATTCCCGTCAAAAACCGATCCAGTCCGCTCTGGGACCAAACGTCGTTGTTCCCCCTAAACGAAAGATCCTGTCCGTCAACCACACTTCATCCGACGGTCAGGATCAAACCACCCACCCCATATATAAATCTAAAGCCTACTTCAGCCCCAAACCAAGCACCCCCCCCTTCTCTCACTGTTCCTCCGTCTCTCTCATTCAGAGACGGACCTAGGtttaaaccctagccgccttagtcCCATTCCGTTTGAAACCCGGCGGCACCAACATCGCCGGCCACCATCTTAACATCCTAGGACCACTCAACCACCTTG contains:
- the LOC107789737 gene encoding uncharacterized protein LOC107789737 isoform X1 — its product is MEKKHLSSIANDVLQRCSLRLDTSVDELVHEFEAGWEPKMEGYSRKLVEFCCSKALTDICSKLEETLVDGSFSRIMFDMMLAWETPSSADEERHTECMSKEKEERKVTCKMPQEQDDIPLFYSDVMPLLVDNKPSVGEDAFLWLGTLVHLVADIVNGRFTFETLTAATENRLHFPAYDLFLKEIEKCVKHLQKQTTPTGMEMADDEFILHVEGTATSQRVVRHIGGTSWPGRLTLTNYALYFEASGVLSYKDAIKLNLSKDTEQTVKPAATGPWGAPLFDKAIVYESSELQEGVVFEFPEMTSSTRRDHWLSLVKEIILLHRFLQKFKVDSPLESWEMHARTILGIIRLHAAREMLRISPPVPKNFLIFDLLDELPKGDYVLKELAESLKKVDTGHPCSASSILRSLNVAQLFVPTVEVKEINDNVRGKEINDSITSPLQVDNVSPLESAIEQSREEAKEIELAKATVEELKEEGIGNSVQVLMGLLKPLKKLVPYVQEAFTWERPLYSSILVVTTMVVIYKEWVGKVLAGLLLGIVATMIWARRRRIPDKVHRIVVYTGSDQTTMESIVSAQQGLRSVYDLIQTTNIIILKIWSVLVSKAPKHADMVMVALVVAAVILAVVPFKFILMALASYGFVASSKIGKSKKQNEKGNRRLQEWWDSIPVVPVDIVDKIDPDS
- the LOC107789737 gene encoding uncharacterized protein LOC107789737 isoform X3, coding for MEKKHLSSIANDVLQRCSLRLDTSVDELVHEFEAGWEPKMEGYSRKLVEFCCSKALTDICSKLEETLVDGSFSRIMFDMMLAWETPSSADEERHTECMSKEKEERKVTCKMPQEQDDIPLFYSDVMPLLVDNKPSVGEDAFLWLGTLVHLVADIVNGRFTFETLTAATENRLHFPAYDLFLKEIEKCVKHLQKQTTPTGMEMADDEFILHVEGTATSQRVVRHIGGTSWPGRLTLTNYALYFEASGVLSYKDAIKLNLSKDTEQTVKPAATGPWGAPLFDKAIVYESSELQEGVVFEFPEMTSSTRRDHWLSLVKEIILLHRFLQKFKVDSPLESWEMHARTILGIIRLHAAREMLRISPPVPKNFLIFDLLDELPKGDYVLKELAESLKKVDTGHPCSASSILRSLNVAQLFVPTVEVKEINDNVRGKEINDSITSPLQVDNVSPLESAIEQSREEAKEIELAKATVEELKEEGIGNSVQVLMGLLKPLKKLVPYVQEAFTWERPLYSSILVVTTMVVIYKEWVGKVLAGLLLGIVATMIWARRRRIPDKVHRIVVYTGSDQTTMESIVSAQQGLRSVYDLIQTTNIIILKIWSVLVSKAPKHHQR
- the LOC107789737 gene encoding uncharacterized protein LOC107789737 isoform X2 — protein: MFFIFLLRRLDTSVDELVHEFEAGWEPKMEGYSRKLVEFCCSKALTDICSKLEETLVDGSFSRIMFDMMLAWETPSSADEERHTECMSKEKEERKVTCKMPQEQDDIPLFYSDVMPLLVDNKPSVGEDAFLWLGTLVHLVADIVNGRFTFETLTAATENRLHFPAYDLFLKEIEKCVKHLQKQTTPTGMEMADDEFILHVEGTATSQRVVRHIGGTSWPGRLTLTNYALYFEASGVLSYKDAIKLNLSKDTEQTVKPAATGPWGAPLFDKAIVYESSELQEGVVFEFPEMTSSTRRDHWLSLVKEIILLHRFLQKFKVDSPLESWEMHARTILGIIRLHAAREMLRISPPVPKNFLIFDLLDELPKGDYVLKELAESLKKVDTGHPCSASSILRSLNVAQLFVPTVEVKEINDNVRGKEINDSITSPLQVDNVSPLESAIEQSREEAKEIELAKATVEELKEEGIGNSVQVLMGLLKPLKKLVPYVQEAFTWERPLYSSILVVTTMVVIYKEWVGKVLAGLLLGIVATMIWARRRRIPDKVHRIVVYTGSDQTTMESIVSAQQGLRSVYDLIQTTNIIILKIWSVLVSKAPKHADMVMVALVVAAVILAVVPFKFILMALASYGFVASSKIGKSKKQNEKGNRRLQEWWDSIPVVPVDIVDKIDPDS